One segment of Marinobacter sediminum DNA contains the following:
- the trpC gene encoding indole-3-glycerol phosphate synthase TrpC yields MTDRHNDRTPTILRTIIERKWEEIAYRRPRTSTADLKAQAGDQPPAREFAGALRRQIGQQLPAVIAEVKKASPSKGVLREPFEPPAIAESYEKGGATCLSVLTDRDFFQGSEEYLVAARAACGLPVIRKDFMVDPYQVYESRAIGADCILLIAACLTRDQMQEMEGIAHEIGLDVLVEVHDGEEMDDALTLHTPLVGINNRNLHTFEVSLDTTFDLHERISADRLTITESGIMNREDVLAMTDRGIYGFLVGESFMRAEEPGEKLRDLFFPES; encoded by the coding sequence ATGACTGACCGACATAACGACCGAACACCGACCATTCTGCGTACGATCATTGAGCGCAAATGGGAAGAAATTGCCTATCGCCGGCCAAGGACGTCCACCGCCGATCTGAAGGCCCAGGCCGGCGATCAGCCACCCGCCCGGGAGTTTGCGGGAGCCCTGCGCCGGCAGATTGGGCAGCAACTGCCCGCGGTGATCGCGGAAGTGAAAAAAGCTTCGCCGAGCAAGGGCGTTCTGCGGGAACCGTTTGAGCCACCAGCCATAGCCGAAAGCTACGAGAAAGGCGGCGCAACCTGCCTGTCCGTGCTGACGGACCGGGATTTTTTCCAGGGCAGCGAGGAATACCTGGTAGCCGCGCGGGCAGCCTGTGGACTACCGGTGATTCGCAAGGACTTCATGGTTGATCCATACCAGGTTTACGAGAGCCGGGCCATCGGTGCCGACTGTATCCTGCTGATCGCCGCCTGCCTGACAAGAGACCAGATGCAGGAAATGGAAGGCATTGCCCATGAAATCGGACTGGACGTGCTGGTGGAAGTGCACGACGGGGAGGAAATGGACGACGCCCTGACACTGCATACGCCGCTGGTGGGCATCAACAATCGTAACCTGCATACGTTCGAGGTATCGCTGGACACAACGTTCGACCTGCACGAGCGGATCAGTGCCGACCGGTTAACCATCACCGAAAGTGGCATCATGAACCGAGAAGATGTCCTGGCCATGACCGACCGGGGCATTTACGGCTTCCTGGTGGGCGAGTCGTTCATGCGGGCCGAAGAGCCCGGCGAAAAACTGCGTGACCTGTTCTTCCCGGAGAGCTGA
- the trpD gene encoding anthranilate phosphoribosyltransferase, whose product MDMKEALNRIASNLDLSRDEMKQVMRIVMNGEATDAQIGAFLMGLRLKSETIDEITGATEVMRELATGVTVSAEPLVDIVGTGGDGANLFNVSSASAFVVAAAGGFVAKHGNRGVSSKSGSADLIEKAGINLNMTPEQVARCIEQIGVGFMFAPAHHGAMKYAIGPRKELGCRTIFNILGPMTNPAGVKRQLLGVFNKDLCRPMAEVLQRLGSEHIMVVCSKDGLDEISLASPTHVAELKDGRITEYDITPEDLGIKSQSLVGLAVESADDSLKLIHAAFGRGHDEMSEKARDMIALNAGAAIYVAGLANTSKAGVEMALDAMGSGLAAGKMSELADFSQCF is encoded by the coding sequence ATGGACATGAAAGAAGCTCTGAACCGGATTGCCTCCAACCTGGATCTTTCCCGGGACGAAATGAAACAGGTGATGCGTATCGTCATGAACGGCGAGGCGACCGACGCGCAAATCGGGGCCTTTCTCATGGGCCTGCGACTCAAGAGCGAAACCATTGACGAGATCACCGGTGCCACCGAAGTCATGCGTGAGCTGGCTACCGGCGTGACCGTCAGCGCCGAACCGCTGGTGGATATCGTGGGCACCGGGGGCGATGGCGCCAACCTGTTCAACGTCTCCTCCGCCTCGGCCTTTGTTGTTGCCGCCGCGGGTGGTTTTGTCGCCAAGCACGGCAACCGCGGCGTGTCCTCCAAGAGCGGCAGCGCCGACCTGATCGAAAAAGCCGGCATCAACCTCAACATGACACCCGAGCAGGTCGCCCGATGCATCGAGCAGATCGGCGTGGGCTTCATGTTTGCTCCGGCCCATCATGGCGCCATGAAGTACGCTATCGGCCCGCGCAAGGAGCTCGGCTGCCGGACCATCTTCAATATCCTCGGCCCCATGACCAACCCCGCCGGCGTCAAACGCCAGCTTCTGGGCGTATTCAACAAGGATCTCTGCCGGCCCATGGCAGAAGTGCTTCAACGCCTCGGCTCCGAGCACATCATGGTGGTCTGTTCAAAGGATGGCCTGGATGAAATCAGTCTGGCCAGTCCCACCCACGTGGCCGAGTTGAAAGACGGCAGAATTACCGAATACGACATCACGCCGGAAGATCTGGGCATCAAGAGTCAGTCATTAGTCGGCCTGGCCGTGGAGTCCGCTGACGATTCCCTGAAACTGATTCACGCCGCTTTTGGCCGAGGACACGACGAGATGTCGGAAAAAGCCAGGGATATGATTGCCCTGAACGCTGGTGCGGCGATTTACGTAGCCGGACTCGCCAACACATCGAAGGCCGGTGTCGAGATGGCACTGGATGCCATGGGCTCCGGGCTGGCCGCCGGAAAGATGTCCGAGCTTGCTGATTTTTCCCAGTGTTTCTGA
- a CDS encoding glutathione S-transferase family protein gives MIDLYTSPTPNGHKVSVLLEEMGAEYNLIPVDLSKGEQKTPEFLAMNPNGRIPVIVDRDNDDFVVFESGAIMIYLAEKYGQFYPGDPRIRSRALQWLMFQMGGVGPMMGQANVFYRYFPEKIQPAIDRYQHECRRLFEVLDTRLAESRYLAGDEITIADFANWCWVRTHKWSGASVDGLEHLNRWIDELWTRPGCQAGARKPERVENPDDLVKHAQTMVTR, from the coding sequence TTGATTGATCTATATACCTCGCCCACTCCCAACGGTCATAAAGTATCTGTATTGCTGGAGGAGATGGGCGCCGAGTACAACCTGATTCCTGTCGACCTGTCCAAGGGAGAGCAGAAAACGCCAGAGTTCCTGGCGATGAACCCCAATGGCCGCATCCCGGTGATCGTTGACCGGGACAACGATGATTTTGTCGTCTTCGAGTCCGGCGCCATCATGATTTATCTGGCCGAGAAGTATGGTCAGTTCTATCCGGGTGACCCGAGGATTCGGTCGCGCGCCCTGCAGTGGTTGATGTTCCAGATGGGCGGCGTTGGCCCGATGATGGGCCAGGCCAATGTGTTCTACCGGTATTTCCCGGAGAAGATCCAGCCGGCCATTGATCGCTATCAGCACGAATGCCGCCGCCTGTTTGAGGTTCTGGATACTCGTCTGGCGGAATCCCGGTATCTGGCCGGGGACGAGATCACCATTGCCGATTTTGCCAACTGGTGCTGGGTTCGCACCCACAAATGGTCTGGGGCTTCCGTGGACGGGCTGGAACACCTGAACCGCTGGATTGACGAGCTTTGGACCCGTCCCGGCTGTCAGGCTGGTGCCCGCAAACCGGAACGGGTGGAGAACCCGGATGATCTGGTCAAACACGCCCAGACGATGGTAACGCGTTAA
- a CDS encoding alpha/beta fold hydrolase: MDWILLRGLTREQAHWGDFPRRLHTSFPDHRFHAVDLPGTGVHFREASPDTIAGIREAVCRQVRHIPKPFSLLGLSMGAMVALDWAQHVPTGEIQNLVLINASSGFSPPWRRMRPATWPRIVRLIVRRELFDRERDILRLSSNRDVPLELAKQWYRIQRQRPVSSRNALNQLAAAARFRPASKRPLPEALVLASRGDRLVHWKCSSAIEQRWQWTLKLHPDAGHDLVMDEPEWVLRQLDEWLIR, translated from the coding sequence ATGGACTGGATTCTGCTGCGGGGGCTAACCCGTGAACAGGCCCACTGGGGTGACTTCCCTCGACGCCTGCACACATCATTTCCGGATCACCGCTTTCATGCGGTCGACCTGCCCGGAACGGGCGTGCATTTCCGGGAAGCCAGTCCCGATACCATTGCCGGTATCCGTGAGGCTGTTTGCAGGCAAGTGAGGCATATTCCAAAACCGTTCAGTCTTCTTGGCCTGTCGATGGGCGCAATGGTCGCTCTTGATTGGGCCCAGCATGTGCCGACAGGAGAGATTCAGAACCTTGTTCTGATCAATGCCAGCTCCGGATTCAGTCCACCCTGGCGACGGATGCGCCCGGCGACCTGGCCCCGAATCGTGAGGCTGATCGTTCGCCGCGAGCTGTTCGATCGGGAAAGAGACATTCTCAGGCTGAGCTCCAATCGTGATGTGCCTCTGGAATTGGCCAAGCAGTGGTATCGCATTCAGCGGCAGCGCCCTGTCAGCAGCCGCAACGCACTTAACCAGCTGGCGGCGGCGGCCCGCTTCCGGCCGGCCAGCAAGCGGCCTCTGCCCGAGGCCCTGGTGTTGGCAAGCCGTGGTGACAGACTCGTGCACTGGAAGTGCAGTTCGGCTATCGAGCAGCGCTGGCAGTGGACCCTGAAGCTGCATCCGGACGCCGGGCATGATCTGGTAATGGATGAGCCTGAGTGGGTACTGCGTCAGCTGGATGAATGGCTGATCCGTTAA
- a CDS encoding ABC transporter permease produces MATYDSLFSSLGLKDWCSAGKSDAPMSMAQLLSKTKGEETPETSIWDLPFPSMDALNEACPNFPQSRELTKGLEEGFLAIKDNLSIILDPITQPLSWALDGTLYAMLSAPWWIIIPLLLVVVFLVSKSWKLVCFVAVSFATLAFIDYYEYAMQTLGIILVCAFLCVLLGVPIGIAMSRSDMMQRLTIPVLDMLQTLPPFVYLIPLIFLFSVTESKLYGIAIILYAIVPVIRLTNLGIRLVDKDVIEAADAFGMTPRQKLYKVQIPLALPNIMAGVNQTIMMSLAMVVIASLVSAPGLGVLVLRGIRNLELGVGLVSGLGIVILAVILDRVTKASLARINAAQKQ; encoded by the coding sequence ATGGCTACTTACGATTCCCTTTTCTCCTCACTCGGTCTGAAAGACTGGTGTTCCGCGGGCAAGAGCGACGCCCCCATGTCGATGGCGCAACTGCTATCGAAGACAAAAGGCGAAGAAACTCCCGAAACGTCGATTTGGGATTTGCCGTTCCCCTCCATGGATGCCCTCAACGAAGCCTGTCCAAACTTTCCGCAGTCGCGGGAGCTGACCAAGGGGCTTGAAGAGGGATTCCTCGCCATCAAGGACAACCTCAGCATTATCCTTGACCCCATTACCCAACCTTTGAGCTGGGCCCTGGATGGCACCCTTTACGCAATGCTGAGCGCTCCCTGGTGGATCATCATCCCATTGCTGCTGGTGGTGGTATTTCTGGTGAGCAAATCCTGGAAACTGGTTTGCTTTGTTGCGGTCAGCTTCGCGACGTTGGCCTTCATCGATTATTACGAGTACGCCATGCAAACCCTCGGTATTATCCTGGTTTGCGCGTTCTTGTGTGTGTTGCTGGGGGTCCCCATCGGTATTGCCATGTCCCGAAGCGACATGATGCAGCGCCTTACCATTCCGGTGCTGGATATGCTGCAGACGCTGCCGCCGTTCGTATACCTGATTCCGCTGATTTTCCTGTTCAGCGTAACCGAATCGAAGCTCTACGGTATTGCCATTATCCTCTACGCCATCGTCCCGGTAATCCGACTGACCAACCTCGGTATCCGCCTGGTAGACAAAGACGTCATTGAGGCCGCCGATGCCTTCGGCATGACACCCAGGCAAAAGCTGTACAAAGTTCAGATTCCGCTGGCACTGCCAAACATCATGGCGGGTGTAAACCAGACCATCATGATGAGTCTGGCCATGGTCGTGATCGCATCCCTGGTCTCGGCTCCTGGACTCGGTGTGCTGGTTCTGCGTGGTATCCGGAACTTGGAACTCGGTGTCGGCCTCGTTTCGGGTCTCGGCATCGTTATCCTGGCGGTTATCCTCGACCGGGTAACCAAAGCTTCTCTGGCACGTATCAATGCCGCCCAAAAGCAGTGA
- a CDS encoding ABC transporter substrate-binding protein: MRKLTSAFLLCAAAAPALAQADECGQVSITEMNWASASVVTNVAKFVMEQGYGCEVNVVPSDTVPAVTSVAENGEPDIVTELWLNSAGEVYTRLESQGKVETLGKVLTPGGVEGWWIPTYLAEAHPELKTIEGIMANPELVDARFNNCPDGWGCRIVNDNLIKALDLEASGVEVFNHGSGETLSSSMASAVGNGEPWFGYYWGPTVPLGKFDMTRVNLGEYNQAAHDANQNRDNENPKVSDFPAADVVTAVTTDFRERQPEVADMLSKMTFETDTMSKVLAWKSDNNASAEEAAVYFLSKNGQTWKEWLNDSAREKLAAILGS, encoded by the coding sequence ATGCGAAAGCTTACGTCCGCTTTTTTGCTGTGCGCAGCTGCTGCGCCTGCGCTCGCCCAAGCCGACGAATGCGGCCAGGTTTCAATCACCGAAATGAACTGGGCATCCGCTTCCGTTGTTACCAACGTTGCTAAATTCGTTATGGAACAGGGCTACGGCTGTGAAGTGAACGTTGTTCCTTCTGATACCGTGCCGGCCGTAACGTCGGTCGCCGAAAACGGCGAGCCGGACATTGTCACCGAGCTGTGGCTGAACTCCGCCGGTGAGGTCTACACCCGCCTCGAATCGCAAGGCAAGGTCGAAACTCTCGGTAAAGTCCTGACACCTGGTGGTGTTGAAGGATGGTGGATTCCGACCTACCTGGCCGAGGCCCATCCGGAGCTGAAAACCATCGAAGGCATCATGGCCAACCCGGAGCTGGTGGATGCCCGTTTCAATAACTGCCCGGACGGCTGGGGCTGCCGCATCGTCAATGACAACCTGATCAAAGCACTCGACCTGGAAGCGTCCGGTGTGGAGGTGTTCAACCACGGTTCCGGTGAAACACTGTCTTCATCCATGGCCTCCGCGGTAGGTAATGGCGAGCCCTGGTTCGGCTACTATTGGGGCCCCACTGTGCCGCTCGGCAAGTTTGATATGACCCGTGTTAATCTGGGCGAATATAATCAAGCAGCCCACGACGCCAATCAGAACCGGGACAATGAAAACCCGAAGGTCTCCGATTTCCCGGCCGCAGATGTGGTGACCGCCGTCACTACGGACTTCCGCGAGCGGCAACCTGAGGTTGCCGATATGCTCAGCAAAATGACCTTCGAAACCGACACCATGAGCAAGGTTCTGGCCTGGAAGAGCGACAACAATGCTTCTGCTGAAGAGGCCGCCGTATACTTCCTGAGCAAAAACGGTCAAACCTGGAAGGAGTGGCTCAACGATTCAGCGCGCGAGAAGCTCGCCGCCATCCTTGGCAGCTGA
- the trpE gene encoding anthranilate synthase component I has protein sequence MKPEQFSELAEAGFNRVPVYREVLADLDTPLSTYLKLASGPYSYLFESVQGGEKWGRYSIIGLPSHEVLKVFDHHVEIRRGGELVEEAEVEDPLAFVEQYQARFNAPDLEQLPRFNGGLVGYFGYDTVRYIEKRLRKSCPPDKIGTPDILLMVSDEIVVFDNLRGKLHLIVHVDPSVEAAYENAQARIDELENRLHRQTADAPRTPEHLRGKTVDESDFVSGFTQDKFESAVGKIKEYVLDGDVMQTVISQRMSIPFEAPPLNLYRSLRVLNPSPYMYFLDLEDFHIVGSSPEILARVEDEEVTVRPIAGTRKRGATDAEDKALETELLADPKEIAEHLMLIDLGRNDAGRVSETGTVRLTDKMIVERYSHVMHIVSNVTGRLNANTSCLDVLRATLPAGTLSGAPKIRAMEIIDELEPVKRGVYGGAVGYLSFNGNMDTAIAIRTAVIKDNTLHIQAGAGVVADSVPRLEWKETMNKGRAIFRAVAMTYNDFDH, from the coding sequence ATGAAACCCGAGCAATTTTCCGAGCTCGCCGAGGCCGGCTTTAACCGTGTTCCCGTCTACCGCGAAGTCCTCGCGGATCTGGACACCCCTCTTAGCACCTACCTGAAACTGGCCAGCGGCCCATACTCCTATCTGTTCGAATCCGTTCAGGGGGGCGAGAAATGGGGCCGTTATTCCATCATCGGCCTGCCCAGTCACGAGGTGTTGAAGGTCTTCGATCACCACGTCGAAATTCGGCGTGGCGGCGAACTGGTGGAAGAAGCCGAGGTCGAGGACCCGCTGGCATTTGTGGAGCAGTATCAGGCCCGGTTTAACGCACCGGACCTGGAACAGCTACCCCGGTTTAACGGTGGTCTGGTCGGCTACTTTGGTTACGACACCGTGCGTTACATCGAGAAGCGCCTGCGCAAGAGCTGCCCACCGGATAAAATCGGCACACCGGACATTCTGCTGATGGTGTCGGACGAGATCGTCGTGTTCGATAATCTCAGGGGCAAGCTGCACCTGATCGTTCACGTTGATCCCTCGGTTGAAGCTGCCTATGAAAACGCACAGGCGCGGATTGATGAACTGGAAAACCGTCTGCACCGGCAAACGGCAGATGCGCCCCGAACGCCAGAGCATCTTCGCGGCAAGACGGTAGACGAAAGTGATTTTGTCTCCGGCTTCACCCAGGATAAATTCGAATCCGCTGTCGGCAAGATCAAGGAGTACGTGCTGGACGGTGACGTGATGCAGACCGTCATTTCCCAGCGCATGTCCATCCCGTTTGAGGCGCCGCCGCTGAATCTCTACCGGTCACTGCGGGTGCTCAATCCGTCGCCTTACATGTACTTCCTGGATCTGGAAGACTTCCACATTGTCGGCTCCTCCCCGGAAATACTTGCACGGGTGGAGGATGAGGAAGTGACCGTCCGCCCCATCGCCGGAACCCGCAAGCGTGGCGCCACCGATGCTGAAGACAAGGCTCTGGAAACCGAATTACTGGCGGACCCGAAAGAGATCGCCGAACACCTGATGCTGATCGATCTGGGCCGAAATGATGCCGGACGTGTCTCGGAAACCGGTACCGTGCGGCTGACCGACAAGATGATCGTGGAACGCTACTCCCACGTCATGCATATCGTTTCCAATGTCACCGGCCGTCTCAACGCGAATACCAGCTGCCTGGATGTGCTCCGGGCCACATTGCCCGCTGGCACCCTCAGTGGCGCGCCGAAAATTCGCGCCATGGAAATCATTGACGAGCTGGAGCCCGTGAAGCGGGGCGTATACGGCGGTGCCGTTGGCTACCTCTCCTTCAACGGCAACATGGACACGGCTATCGCCATTCGTACCGCGGTGATCAAGGACAACACCCTGCACATTCAGGCTGGTGCTGGCGTGGTTGCCGATTCGGTCCCCCGCCTTGAGTGGAAGGAAACCATGAACAAGGGCCGCGCGATCTTCCGTGCAGTCGCCATGACCTACAACGATTTCGACCACTGA
- the rpe gene encoding ribulose-phosphate 3-epimerase has protein sequence MNPYLIAPSILSADFARLGEEVDNVLAAGADVVHFDVMDNHYVPNLTIGPMVCEALRKHGVTAPIDVHLMVSPVDDLIRMFIDAGASYITFHPEASNHIDRSLQLIREGGCKAGLVFNPATPLHYMDHVMDKLDMVLMMSVNPGFGGQKFIPGTLDKLREARKRIDASNFNIRLEIDGGVKTENIREIAEAGADTFVAGSAIFKTDDYKATIDAMREELERARKVIEQ, from the coding sequence ATGAACCCTTACCTGATTGCCCCATCCATCCTGTCTGCCGATTTTGCCCGCCTGGGTGAAGAAGTCGATAACGTACTGGCCGCCGGTGCCGACGTTGTTCATTTCGATGTGATGGACAATCACTATGTGCCCAATCTGACCATTGGCCCCATGGTCTGCGAAGCCCTGCGCAAGCATGGCGTGACCGCGCCGATTGATGTGCATCTGATGGTATCCCCGGTCGACGATCTGATCCGCATGTTTATTGATGCCGGCGCGAGCTACATCACTTTCCATCCGGAAGCCAGCAATCACATTGACCGCTCCCTGCAACTGATCCGCGAAGGCGGCTGCAAGGCCGGCCTGGTCTTCAACCCGGCCACGCCGCTGCACTACATGGATCATGTTATGGACAAGCTCGACATGGTACTGATGATGTCGGTAAACCCGGGCTTCGGCGGCCAGAAATTTATTCCAGGCACCCTGGACAAGTTACGGGAAGCGCGTAAGCGTATCGACGCGAGTAACTTCAACATTCGTCTGGAAATTGATGGCGGTGTCAAAACCGAAAACATCCGGGAGATCGCCGAAGCCGGTGCCGACACTTTTGTCGCCGGGTCTGCCATCTTCAAAACCGATGACTACAAGGCCACCATCGATGCCATGCGGGAAGAACTGGAACGGGCGCGCAAGGTGATTGAGCAATGA
- a CDS encoding glutathione S-transferase family protein, with product MKIFETKTAPNPRRVRMFMAEKGLLDMAEFVQIDLAKGENLTPEYAARNPMKKVPVMELDDGTCIAETMAICRYFEESYPEAPSLLGDTPLEKAKLEQWLRWIELFLFLPTGMCFQHTSGYFKDRMNPVKEWGEECGQQVEKFMGFLDKHLEGKEYICCDRFTAADINAFTAIAFARVVNIRINPEQTNLQAWYDRIKSRPSAQV from the coding sequence ATGAAAATCTTCGAGACCAAAACCGCCCCTAATCCTCGCCGAGTCCGTATGTTTATGGCCGAGAAGGGCCTGCTGGACATGGCGGAGTTTGTTCAGATTGACCTGGCAAAGGGCGAGAACCTGACCCCGGAATACGCCGCCCGGAACCCGATGAAAAAAGTCCCGGTAATGGAGCTGGATGACGGCACTTGCATTGCCGAAACCATGGCGATTTGTCGCTACTTCGAGGAGAGCTACCCGGAGGCGCCGAGTCTGCTGGGTGATACCCCGTTGGAAAAGGCGAAGCTGGAACAGTGGCTGCGGTGGATTGAACTGTTTTTGTTCCTGCCCACGGGTATGTGCTTCCAGCATACCAGCGGCTATTTCAAGGATCGTATGAATCCGGTCAAGGAATGGGGTGAGGAGTGCGGTCAGCAGGTGGAAAAGTTCATGGGCTTCCTCGATAAGCATCTCGAAGGTAAAGAATATATCTGTTGCGATCGTTTCACGGCGGCGGATATTAACGCCTTTACCGCCATTGCCTTTGCCCGGGTGGTCAACATCCGCATCAATCCGGAACAGACCAACCTCCAGGCCTGGTACGACCGCATCAAGTCGCGTCCATCGGCGCAGGTCTGA
- a CDS encoding DUF4202 domain-containing protein, giving the protein MTASAPLTCALDKIDAANQADPNRETVNGESLPREYAYSLHMTRWLFELEAAPSERLQIACRAQHIERWTMPRSDYPEGRKAYYEWRQACGRMHGRRAAEVMATCGYRHAECEKVETILTKRELRRDADTQLLEDVACMVFLERYFAEFYQQKADYDREKWLRIVRRTWAKMSPRAHDAALKLAESMPTHLLELLQEALAEPES; this is encoded by the coding sequence ATGACTGCCTCGGCACCATTAACCTGTGCGTTGGACAAAATTGATGCCGCAAACCAGGCCGATCCGAACCGGGAAACCGTCAACGGCGAGTCACTGCCCAGGGAGTACGCCTACAGCCTGCACATGACCCGCTGGTTGTTCGAGCTTGAGGCGGCCCCGTCCGAGCGCCTGCAGATTGCCTGCCGGGCCCAGCACATTGAACGCTGGACCATGCCAAGAAGTGACTATCCGGAAGGACGCAAAGCTTACTATGAATGGCGTCAGGCGTGTGGCCGCATGCACGGGCGCCGGGCTGCAGAGGTCATGGCGACGTGCGGCTACAGGCATGCGGAGTGCGAGAAGGTGGAAACCATCCTGACCAAGCGTGAGCTGCGCAGGGATGCCGACACCCAGTTATTGGAAGACGTGGCCTGTATGGTTTTCCTGGAGCGCTACTTCGCGGAATTTTATCAGCAGAAAGCGGATTATGACCGGGAAAAGTGGCTGAGGATCGTGCGCCGGACCTGGGCCAAGATGTCGCCGAGGGCGCATGATGCTGCCCTCAAACTGGCAGAGAGCATGCCGACGCACCTCCTGGAACTATTGCAGGAAGCGCTCGCTGAACCGGAGAGCTGA
- a CDS encoding aminodeoxychorismate/anthranilate synthase component II: MLLMIDNYDSFTYNVVQYLAELGADVQVYRNDEITVEEIEALKPERLVISPGPCTPNEAGISMAAIRHFAGKLPILGICLGHQAIGQVYGGDIIRAGRVMHGKVSPVYHKDAGVFRGLNNPLQATRYHSLVIDQETLPDCLEVTAWTRHEDGSVEEIMGVRHKTLPVEGVQFHPESIMTEQGHELLRNFLRS, encoded by the coding sequence ATGCTGCTGATGATCGATAACTACGACTCCTTCACCTACAACGTGGTGCAGTATCTGGCGGAACTTGGCGCAGATGTGCAGGTATACCGTAACGACGAGATTACGGTGGAGGAGATAGAGGCCCTGAAACCGGAACGACTGGTGATATCCCCGGGCCCCTGCACGCCGAACGAGGCGGGCATCTCCATGGCGGCTATCCGCCACTTTGCGGGCAAGCTGCCCATCCTCGGGATCTGCCTCGGGCATCAGGCCATCGGACAGGTCTACGGTGGCGACATCATTCGCGCCGGCCGCGTTATGCACGGCAAGGTATCACCGGTATACCACAAGGATGCCGGTGTCTTCCGCGGACTTAACAACCCCCTGCAGGCAACCCGCTACCACAGCCTGGTCATTGACCAGGAAACCCTGCCGGACTGCCTGGAGGTCACCGCCTGGACCCGCCACGAAGACGGCTCCGTGGAGGAAATCATGGGCGTGCGGCACAAGACCCTGCCCGTTGAGGGTGTGCAGTTCCATCCCGAGTCTATTATGACGGAACAGGGACACGAACTACTGCGCAACTTCCTGCGTAGCTGA
- a CDS encoding phosphoglycolate phosphatase, with protein MSLAGLFSSRWPGVALFDLDGTLVDSAPDLAAAVDQMLENLGRTPAGIDKVRNWVGNGASVLIRRALAGQTDWEPAGPKDDALFKDALAIFYHAYEQINGQHSVVYEGVEACLARLKEHGCSLGVVTNKPEQFVAPLLEQMGLDHWFDISIGGDTLPVKKPDPAPLLHAMEALGGTPGTTVMVGDSAADINAALAAGLPCVAVRYGYNFGQPVDALGADAVVDSLAELL; from the coding sequence ATGAGCCTGGCGGGACTTTTTAGCTCCCGATGGCCTGGCGTTGCATTGTTCGACCTGGATGGCACCCTGGTAGATAGCGCGCCGGATCTGGCGGCTGCGGTTGACCAGATGCTGGAAAATCTCGGCCGTACCCCGGCTGGCATCGACAAGGTTCGCAACTGGGTTGGTAATGGCGCCAGCGTCCTGATTCGCCGTGCCCTGGCCGGTCAGACCGACTGGGAGCCAGCCGGCCCGAAAGACGATGCCCTGTTCAAGGACGCCCTGGCGATCTTCTACCACGCCTATGAGCAAATTAACGGCCAGCATTCAGTGGTGTACGAAGGCGTGGAAGCTTGCCTTGCAAGGCTCAAGGAGCATGGCTGCAGCCTCGGCGTTGTCACCAACAAGCCCGAACAGTTTGTCGCACCACTGCTGGAGCAGATGGGGCTGGATCACTGGTTTGATATCAGCATCGGTGGCGATACCCTGCCCGTAAAAAAACCGGATCCGGCGCCTTTGCTGCATGCCATGGAGGCGCTTGGCGGCACCCCGGGGACCACGGTGATGGTGGGCGACTCGGCCGCCGACATCAACGCCGCCCTGGCGGCCGGCCTGCCCTGCGTGGCTGTCCGTTATGGCTATAACTTTGGTCAGCCGGTTGATGCCCTTGGCGCAGACGCGGTTGTTGATTCACTGGCCGAGCTTTTGTAA